Sequence from the Amaranthus tricolor cultivar Red isolate AtriRed21 chromosome 1, ASM2621246v1, whole genome shotgun sequence genome:
TGATCACAAAGTCTGCAAGTTGAAGAAATCTATATATGGTTTGAAACAAGCCTCAAGACAATGGTTTGCCAAGCTTGTGACTGAGCTGGAATCTCAAGGTTTCATTCAGTCTAAGTCAGATTACTCCCTGTTCATAAAAAGATCAGCAAATCAAATTACAATTGCTGCagtatatgtagatgatattGTGCTCACAAGTACTGATCCAAGTTCCATTAAAGCTCTTAAGCAGCATCTTCATTCGATTTTCAGCATTAAAGATTTAGGACACCTACATTTCTTCCTTGGCATGGAAGTTACCAAAACTACACAGGGTTTTGTTTTGTCACAAAGCAAATTTGCAAAAGAGCTCCTTGCCTTCAGTGGTTTTGACCTCAAGAAAACCTCTCCCACACCTTTGCCTATTAACCTCAAATTACATACTAATGAAGGAGACCCCATACCAGATACTTCTCATTATAGGTCTCTAATTGGCAAACTCAACTTTCTTACTAATACAAGGCCAGACTTAAGCTTTGCCATACAAACTCTAAGTCAGTTTATGCAGCACCCTCGAGCACCACATCTTGTTGCCCTGAAACATGTTTTACAATGTGTTTCTGGTACTGTAAATCAGGGCATACTACTGAATGGGACTTCTAAATTGACACTACAAGCCTActcagatgcagattgggctgcATGTCCAAATACTAGAAGATCAGTCACAGGTTATTTGGTTCTACTAGGTCATTCTCCAATCTCATGGAAAAGCAAAAAGCAGGCCATTGTTTCTAGATCTTCCTCTGAATCTGAGTACAGGGCCATGGCCTCTGCAGCAAGTGAGCTCACTTGGTTGGTTCGATTGCTTGAAGAACTAGGGGTTTCTACCCTAAAGCCTATCACTCTACATTGTGATAATCAATCAGCCATATACATTGCCAAGAATCCAGTTTTTCATGATCGGACAAAACACATTGAAGTAGATTGCCACTTCACAAGGGATAAGGTATTGGAAGGCTTAATTCAGTTGACTTATCTCCCCACTAAGTCACAACTTGCTGATCTATTTACAAAAGCCTTACCTTCTCCTCATTTCAAACAACTCTTGTCCAATCTAGGCTTGGTAGATACTACCAACCCTAGCTTGAGGGGGGTATTGGTTATCATGGACCTCAATGATCTCATTTTTCCTTCTCAGGATCTGTTTGTGCTCAACAAACAACAATGCACTGCCCTATAGTAGCAAATCAGTTGGTTTGTTACAAGTTAGTTAGTTAGTTTTCAAGTTAGTTAGTTTGTTAAAAGCTAGTTTGTTAGTTTTCTGTATTAGCTGTTTTTCTCAACCTATGTTGTATAAATAGGTTGTCTAATCTCCCTCTTGGGTGTtgtattttttagttttaatcaTAATAAAATCTCCTCCTAAACTCTTTCTCTTTCTAAGACATTAAAGGTTGATTCTGTACTAAAGGAAGAATAACAAAGCTAAGCACATATTGATTAAAGAATCACAATGCATTTTCTGATCAATGCAAACTGTTTCAACAATTGTCATCAACAcagtatgattttcaactttCGTTCTCTCTTCATAAAAATTATGTTGTTCTTCTCTGTTTCGTTTCCATGTATTTTACTCAATAACGAAGAATCAAAATTTAAGAACTTATGAATTTTCTGCTTTTACTGTCTTATTTTATGTATGTCAACATCTCCTCTTTGTAATCCATGATTACTTCCATTTATCATtctagttttaaaaaatttcttgCACTAGGAACTAGGCAATTGTCACCATATACTTTGTTATAAAGCCAAATCAGACTTTTGTAGCCCAAAGTGCAACATAGGTTTCAGCTGATGCAAGACCAACTTCCCGTCTTCCAAGCAAAGGTTTGTGTCTGCGAATACTTTCACTTAGAATATAAGTCAGCTCATGTAGCTTCTGTATCTCATACGATCTTCATTTATGATGAAGATTAcattttttaggatttttaaaattgatttctcTTTACTGTTGATCGAGTAAATGTTCTTGTTGTTATGTTCAAGTGAACGTTATGGGTTGTAGGGACTTTGGGATTGCTTGTTGTAGGCTTGATAATTTTTGCTTGTTTagaatgtttatatttttttttagtttgattttgattttgagtaTAATTTTTGTTGTATAGCTTTTTATTGATTGTCATATGGATCAAATTATGCAATCCTTAAAAGGAAAAGAAGTCTAAAATAACTTTAGCAATAAATGTTGTTGTAGTCCTTATTATGAATTGGGTCTGATATATGACGAGTGTTGCTACGATTAGGGGTGTTCAAGTGATCCAAATTGAAAGagataaaaaattattgtgcTTAAAATTTATGCATCACTTAATACAAGAAAATGATGTGCATAGCAAAGGTGAATTTCGAGTTAAAAGACAAACGTTATTTGTGAGACACTTAAGAAGATTGGAGGCCATACTCGGATGAAAAACACTACGATGTCTCTTGAAGAGATTGTTGCCATATTTTTATACACTTTAACTCACTgttaaaaattagataaattgtTCACTTTTTATAAGGAGTGAAGAGCTGTGAGTCGCAAATGCAATTTGTGGAGCTGTGTCTAAGGTTATACATAAGTTGCATAACCATTTGACAAGCCCACACCAACATTAGAAGAATGTGAAGATAAAAGGTGGAAACCTTTTAAGATATTGATGAGGAGGATGATGCGGATTCAAGAACTTAGTCGACTACTCACTCAGTATAATTCCAAAAGCATTCAATTAAACAAGAGAACCATAACTCAACATCAAAAAAATCCAAGTTCAAAAAATTGAAGGGaaagaaaatatttcaaagaaatGATAAATTGGTTTCTTGTCTCCATGATGCTACAAGCAATTTcgggaaaatttttaataatattaatgtcaATATTGGCATGATGGCTAGTACATAGGCCAGAGCTAAGGATAGCGAGCAGAAAATGAACAAAAAGTGAATAAAATTTTGGAAGGGATTATGTAATTAGATGGAGTCTCACCCTCTAAAGCTTTAACATCAGCTACATTTCTCATTTCCGAAGAACACAAGCTTTTTATCTTTTGGAAGAGGTTGACTTAGTAATTGTGTACACTTTAATTatgtttgatttaattattactGGACTAATTGATTTTATTCAAGTCCGAGCTATCAAAATTTTCAACTGTAACTTCAATTTATGTACAACTTGTATGATTTGATGTTGTTTTGTTGTGTTGAGCCTTTGGGGAAAGTGAAGGTTAATGcatgaagaataaatgaaaaCATGGGGCAATGTTAGAATGATGTGAAAAATCTTAGATAAATCTAGAAAAGTAATATAAATGGTATACATTTAGATATTTAGAGTAAGTAGCCTAAAACTATGTAGAGTAAGGTCATATCCTAGTGTGTGTTAGCGAAACTCTAGAAAAGATTAGAAAcataaaaaagataataataaggGTGTTTGGTAAATCAATGGATTGGAGGATTTTCAGTTGATTGATGCTATCAGTTGGTTTATTGGTCAAACAAGCTAAAACTAGTGTTTGGTAAAAGAGCTTGTTAAGAGAGCTGATTGATATTAATAAGCTAAATTAGAACTCGCTGCATTTTAGAGCGTGTTCGAATAGCTGGTTACTATTTTTATGCAAATAGATAACTTAACCCTTTCATTATTCTTCTTTTTACACTTCTCATAACCCATATCCAGTATAGCTAACATCTCTCTCATCTCTTGGCTTATACCATACCAgcttcttctttttttcttcttgttatatATACTAATCATGATTTTTAGCTAAGAGTGCTTTGAGTTAGGTCTATTGACTATAACATAATTTTAACTAAGAatgtaatttataattatacttTTATAAGCTTATTAATATATTGTCAATTAGTATTAACTTAAAAATACTATAAACAAATAGTAATTTATAACCTtaacaataaatttatcatGTCCTTATTTACATAAATCAGGTTTTAGCTATCAGCTAAATTTTTACAAAACTCCTAACTAATCAGCTAGTCAAATCAACTGCTCTAATCAGCTATCAGCTGTTTGCTAAATACCCCCATTGACATTGGGGAATGCTTGTACACCGACATAGAGTAGGCTATAAATAGTTGGTTACCTGTGTAATACAATGAAAGAAATAAGAAACTAATTAAGTGCTTCATCAAATATCTAGTAGAGTCTCTAACCTTTCTATCATAATATACTACAATTACAAAAATCAACTTTCTATCtaacaatattaatttgtaatttcCTACATCGTACCATTGATATATTTTGTTCATTTGATATCTTACTTAAATGTCATTGTCTGCAAGTATCCAGCACAAATAAGAGCTTATCAAGTGTATTCTAAAGAAGTACTTTCTAAGTACAACCAGAATCTTAATTTTTGCCTAgtaatcaatattcattgaccTGCTAATATTTTTCTTCTGCTCCATACGCTTCTTTAATAACTTTGGCCGCGGCACCATAGGCTTTAAGTAGCATGATTGTAGACGTACCATTGACTTCAAAACCTCTACCAGCTGTGCTTCAATTTCAACCCCAAAAGGCTCCAGAACTCTCAGAGCTCGAGCAACAGCTTCAATGGTACTCATACATCCTTTATAGGGTTCCTTCTTCAGAGTGAGATCGGAATCATAGATGGTCCCACCACCAACCTCAGGATCACACGCAAAACATATGCAAGTTGCAAATTTTGACAAAAATGGGAAACTTGCATACATCATTTCCTTAGCATGCTTCCAAGTGCCATCAAATACAATCAAAACTAGTCCACCTACGCACGCACTGTTCGATGATGATTTCAACTCACTGATATCCATTGAAGGCACCAATTCAGTACCTATTAAAGGGGGCAAACAAAGGTGATGCTTTTGGAACCAATTGTGATCCTCAACCAGTTTCTCAAGTAAGAATAGTCTTTCAATCCAAAACATAAGGCGCTCTAGGTAATTATCTTAGTTTCAATTGTAATCTGATTGATCCTTGATAATGGACATTGACAGCAACTTCACACAAAATACAAAGCCCTCTTGATTTGATCAACTTCATAATTTTTGTGGAATTTGCTATTTAATGTTTGAGAATCATCTGGAAATCTAAAATTGGCCCAAATTTAGTGtggcaaatcaaaaaaattcaaatttgaatttgaatagaTTCCAAGGTTGTTTTAAAAGAGTGAAAGTTTAGAATTTGATAATGACTACCCAACACTTGTCATTTGTCAAATcctttcatttatattttcacaattgaattataaatttgaaatgaaatagtTGTTCTTAAACACAACCTAAATGATTTGTATATGAAATCATTAAAGATAAATTTTGAGTGGGTTTTTAAAATTACTCCTCCATAATCAATACCATACGAGCACTACAATCAAGCTCAGCATTCCGCAAAGATGCAATCTTCAATATGCACAAATTAGGGTTAATATGAAGCACAAAATAAGTGTCAACAGACAATGGCACATCAGACAATACCGAATCACAAACTAATTATAGCAGAAACGTacttcataaaattcaaataaaacatCAATCAATCTccctaaaatgaaaaaaaaataaacgaaattACAGAAGAATACCTGGGAAAAGAAAGAAGGCACGACGAGATTTGGTGGGTTGAACTGAATCATTAAATTCATGGTAAAGAGAATCAAGAAGGGGACTAGATCCTTCTCGAAGTTTCCGACCGACAATAATTTCGCAATTCATGAGACATTTTTTCAGAAGTGGAACAGTAGCAAGCTTTTGCCGGAGCTCGTGAGGATGTTGCAAAATTACAAGTTGGGTTGTGGTTGAAATTGGCTGCCTTGGCATTTTGTCGCACAAACAAACATTCACCGGACGATCGCAACCAGCACTGCATATTCTCCGGCGGCTGTCGATGGTGGTGGTGCTGGGTATGGCGGTGCCTATTAGAAGGAGTTGGGTTTCTTCTCCTATTTCCTCCATTACTTAGTTGAGTTCAATAATCAATCGTCTGACTTTTTATCAGGTCAAACTCCCTAGAGGAGGATCGTATCTAGGTAatacaattcaaaataaaaaatttcatttgcGAATAATGAATGGATTGGACTATTCAACTCATGTATAAATAATGTCTTACGGTGAAATTAGGGATGGCAAAGAGTCGGATCTGGATCGGATCCAGATGGACACGGACACAAATCCGGTTTTATATGGGAGATCCGGATCTGGATCCGCATGTCTAAATTTTGAAGACCCAAATCCGGATCCATGGATATTACGGATCTAATATCGATTCCGGGTCTAAAATGGATCCAACTTATTTTTGCatgtttgattaaatttttgCATCATATCGAGATTGCGATAAAGTTATATTCATTGAAATATGATGATaacatatataagtatataactaCACAATCTACCATCCATAATAAGATTATTCAAGTTAAATTTCTATGAAAAAAAAGTGATTACTTCTATAAACTATAAagcataaataaataataaaacatcaatgATAATATTAGGACGCAATGAATAAAAacgtaataataatatatccatTAGACAAATTATAATCTAGTTCTTGTAAGTTAATAAActtcaatactttattttacAGAACATGTATAAAACCCACAAGTTATAGtcattaaaataacaaaaaaatatttacaataaaACAACCAACAAAAATAAGTAAGAATTGTTAATTTTGAGTTAATTACGTACTGGTTGAAGATCAATAAATTTTAGTCTTACATGCAAAATCTTGATAAATTATAAGTCATAGATAGAATAGGAAAACTGGTATAGTGCTTAAAGAGTTTAGATAGTTTAGGGGCTGTCATATCTAaaggtattattttaataaatacgGGTCTTAAGGATCCACGAATTTGGGTCCGGGTAATTTTTTGAAACCCCGATTCGGATTCGTCAATTGTAAACGGATTCAGACCCAACATGGATCTGTCGGATCTAAAATTTTAGGATTCAAATCCACGGATTCGGACAGGGTCCAGAATCCATTACATCCTTGGGTGAGACCCTttcacacaagaatttgtataTACATAATCGCTAAAACAGTGTACGTATTCAGTTACAAAAATTACGTTTTTGCAAGATATTGTATTTTTTACGAATTTCAATAAaagttataaattattgtattcaACAAAAATGTTAACCTTTAAACTGAGTTCCAAACAATTAGAAAccacaatattaaattacatcgtttaaagatataaagttgttagaaaaatattataatttaaaatttcagaGTTTAtagaatttgttaatttttagtGGATTGTGTAAACTCTTAATCAAATAGCAATGACCAAAAATATTCATTCAGATCATAAAATTCTATGATGGTATATTTATGATCGTATGatttaaaatctaattttgCATCTAGTATATTAatctttatataaatttattttaaactcGAGACCCGTCATCTTTTAGTATGGAGGTTGAATTAATTCAATCGTCACGTTGTTTTGAATCACTATAAAAGTTTAGTTATAAAACAACCTTCCCGGTAGAACTAAAACGAGAAATCAAAAGCGAAATCAATGGATGCTCTGGAAATATCCCAGTTTGATCACACTCGCTACTACTGGTAATTCTTTTCTTCTTTACTCTCATTCTTGGATTTCTATGTCTACTTCTAAAATTGGTACTAAGCATATTACTTTTTATCTCTTTATTTTCGGTCTTTTTCTCATATTCTAAGAATAATGGTTAATTGGGGTTTTTTATGCAATTATTGCTCGTctgatgttgattttgatttgtactctttttgatttgattatgattattgCTGTTTTAATGCTGATTTCATATGCGTTCTACGCTAATTGGGGGTTGATTTGTTGATTGCTTTGGTTTTTAGAAGAAACATTTGGTACTTTTAAATTAGTCCTTTAGAGTTTATGAGTTACTTTGAGGCTTAAATTGCAATTATTATGCTGAATTCATGAAAATTAGAAATGCTATTACAGATTTACAGTTATTAGATTTATTTGTGTTTGATTATGTCCCGTTGTATGGATAGTGGTTACTCGAGTCATGGAAGTCGCCTCCTGCAGAAATGCTGGATGAGTACACCTCTATGGTGAGAGTGTGAGACCCTTCCTACCCTTGCTTTGTGGGGACACTGTGTGCATCGAACTGCCTAGAGTTGCTTCATTGCTAGTTTTTCCTTTTACGTTGCTGTTTTAGGTTTTAAGGAAAAAAGGTAGTCGAATTTGTGCCACTAGGGTAGCAAATTGTTTCGGTATTATCCCAAATTCCAATcattgattttcaaaatttcaccTTAAAGAAGTCTTGTTTAACCATTTTGTGGCTTAAGTCGAAGTAGATGGAACTATGGAAGGTTTTTCATTTGGGGGTTGTTTTCTTGtccatatttattttactttctcAATGTCATTTTAATTTACGCTGCATTTGCACTCATAATACTGCCACACTCCTAGCTATTATAAACAGAAGCGAGTTCAGTAGAAAATGTTTAAGCTTTAATCTCATGAGCATCTTCTCATCTCTATTGTCTACATATGACCCCGTATTGGTGGGAATAAGTTTTAACATTGTTGTCATCCTTGTCATCTTGACTCTACTGGcattttaaaattcattttatcgTCTTCTTGACAGCTTATTGTAGcaaagcttttttggaatttGAGGGAGCATATAAAGAGCTTAAAAGCATTATTAGATCTACATTTATGTGGCTTTCTAATTCAAGGAATCATTTGCATATCTAACTGCATTTTTTCCTGCAGCGAAGAGAATGTGTACAGGCTTTGCAAGAAATTATGCTCTGCTGGGATTGCAGATTCCGAGGGTTCTGATctctttgttgtttttatttcgAATGACAAGAAACAGGCAATTCCAACACTGCTTGCTCTGTTTGTCTATTAATTTCACTTATATCTGCAATATGTGTTCTATAATCAGCTCAAGAGTTTTTTTGCCATTGAATGCAGTATTTAAATTCTTTAGTGGGCAAtggttatattattttgttgatagGCATCTGTAGATTCCCAGTGTATTGGATCACTAGGCAAATTTGAGACTTAAGTCATAAGCTGAAACCAGTGATTATTATGATGCCAGTATTTTATTCCAGCCTCGGTTCAAATGCTTAACACTTGAAATGGGCTTGGGATATTTGGCGCCAAAATTTTTTCCATAAAAAGGAATGTGATACTTTTTTGCTAATATATATCATGTGTTCATATTATAAGACATTGATCATATTTTCCCACGGACTTGCATCTTCAAGTTTAGATATTCCTTTGCCGACGCTTGGACACCTTCCAAGCCTGAATTCAAATCAGAGTCTGGGTATCATAGCTTTGTAGAGGTTTTCATGTGTTATCATCTGTTATTAGATAAAAAGAGATTTGAACCGTTTATAATGATAGGTGTTGATTTGGATATTCGCTGTAGATTCCACTTTGGCATCAGAAGGCCAGCCACAGGGCTGATGGTGTTATTTTGTGGGACTACCATGTTATCTGTATACAGGTACTATAACAAATTAACTGGTACTGCATGAGATTGTTTCTTCTATATCATTGTTTTTGTTGCTTTATATCCCTCTATTTGGGAGCATTGTTTAATTAGCTAAAACTAAAATCGCAGAGAAAAGCTGATGAGAAGTCTGCACAAGTATTGGATCTGGATTCTACTCTCCCATTTCCTTCTCCTTTAACATCTTATATCTCGGAAACTTTCCGTCCATCATTTCCCCTCTTTTCAGAGTATCAAAGGTGTGCTGGTGTGCTTAAAAACTTGAAGTTTATGCATTTTTACTCAACTTTTTTAACCACAAGTATCTCAAGAGTTCTGAAGTAGTTGGATCTTTTTGCTTTCTTTTTTCAGATTTTACCGAATTATACATGCTCCCCTGTTTCTCCGTTATTTTGCTTCTGATAGAAGACACATGAAGGATTCTAATGGGAACTGGAATGCGGAACCACCTACTTATGATGCAATAGTTGCTGAAGGTATAAGATTTATCCTACTCACACAGAACAGGTCCCCTTTTTGGCTATTTGTTCTTAGAACTTCACTTTTTCTGACGTTTATGAAAAGAACTGAAAGATCAATCTTCAATATTTGAATGAAGTATAtgtatattgatatttataactgcaaatttacaaaaatagAGGATACTTGTATTCATTAATCTTAGGTACAGGCTCAACTCTCCCAATCTAAATGACTATAAGTATCTCTTCAACAATTTCTGATGATCTATCCCTTTTGGATTCATCCTATTTATGGAATCCAGTTACCGTTTTCTCTTTTCCCCAAGGATTTCACTGTTTTCTCTATCAATCTACTCTCCAACAGAATTATCCTGTAATTTCCGTAGTACACcttaatcctagttcattacAGTTTCATTTTATTGGTTACTCTGCTAATGCTATAAGAGTGCTACAATTGTCTGTTAGCAGCTTGGGTTTTCTCAATTGGTACAGTAGTTGTGCAGCAGTTTAGCTGATGGAAGATGAtgcaaatttgattaaaaacactaaaattttcaaaatacaaaatattctGTGTTGCCATACTCACAAGGTAGAATCTCATCCCACGACCCACTGCTTGTATCTTGTTCTATAAAATGCTTCTCTTCAGACTTGTATCTTGCTCTATAAAATGCTTGAATTGGCCCTCTGTTTTCAATCATGTTTTTATTGTCAGCACAATTCAGCATGCTGAACTTTATCATTTTTTGTCTGAAATCTGAATACaattaagtcattaagataatTTGCTGTACTTCTGTAGTATCTTTGCGGCAtatgttttccttttttctcCATCTGTTTTTTGGGGTGAACGGAATCAATTGTGGAAATTCTTTGATggttattgtaacaccccggtcCCTCGAACCGCCGGcaactactcatggagactgtagactggcctcacagaccaacacaagtcttttcagcgcACTTTAGCCTTACTCGTGCGCGTCCGGGAAAACTTACCAGGAGGTCAcctatcctaagattgctccccactaagcacgcttaactgtgtagttcttagcaaatgggctcccatgaaaagaagatgcaccttattgatatgagtagtctatcaatccattttcaagctaaatctggggtattacaattATTAACCATAAGTTCTAAAATGTAGCTCTTGCTATTTAGTTTCAAGATTTAAGATAATATGACCAAACATTCTCAAGCCTTTATGACgattaattttccttgttcTCCTGCAGACGGAACGGTCCATAACCTGAACGAGTACATGGAAATTCACAGTACTGGTGTTGCACCGAGTATCGAAGCTGATGTGGTAAATATTGTGAAAAACGAGCGACTTGGAGTGGTGGTTAGTGAAAACCAACTTGAAGAATTTTTTACTCTTCCTCGTTAAGCGATGAAACACCGTGTCCATCCCTTAGCTTGTATGGGTGCCTATTTTGATGTGTGCTTTGGAAACGCAAAACATATCTGACGGTTTGCTAGAAGTAATCAGTCAATGGCAAGTAACCATTGTTGAATTAAACTCTTTGTTGCAGTTCGTTATATTGATGTCCGTCCCTTTTTAACTTACTACACCGAAACTAAAAATGTCTTGCAATTTTAGCTTAATACAGACCGAGAAAATACTTCTTTATGATTGTAATTTGCAGCCGTCGAATCAtatatttttaacatgtt
This genomic interval carries:
- the LOC130813333 gene encoding protein N-terminal glutamine amidohydrolase: MDALEISQFDHTRYYCEENVYRLCKKLCSAGIADSEGSDLFVVFISNDKKQIPLWHQKASHRADGVILWDYHVICIQRKADEKSAQVLDLDSTLPFPSPLTSYISETFRPSFPLFSEYQRFYRIIHAPLFLRYFASDRRHMKDSNGNWNAEPPTYDAIVAEDGTVHNLNEYMEIHSTGVAPSIEADVVNIVKNERLGVVVSENQLEEFFTLPR
- the LOC130813325 gene encoding tRNA-uridine aminocarboxypropyltransferase A; translation: MEEIGEETQLLLIGTAIPSTTTIDSRRRICSAGCDRPVNVCLCDKMPRQPISTTTQLVILQHPHELRQKLATVPLLKKCLMNCEIIVGRKLREGSSPLLDSLYHEFNDSVQPTKSRRAFFLFPGTELVPSMDISELKSSSNSACVGGLVLIVFDGTWKHAKEMMYASFPFLSKFATCICFACDPEVGGGTIYDSDLTLKKEPYKGCMSTIEAVARALRVLEPFGVEIEAQLVEVLKSMVRLQSCYLKPMVPRPKLLKKRMEQKKNISRSMNIDY